In Janthinobacterium rivuli, a single genomic region encodes these proteins:
- a CDS encoding TerC family protein, which translates to MNGLESIATAPMWAGFIAFVLVMLALDLFVFGGNKAHKVSVKEAATWSLVWVSLALLFNGGLWWYLNGTAGPEIANQKALEFFSGYLIEKALSVDNVFVFLLIFSAFQVPIQYQRRVLIYGVLGAIVMRAVMIMAGAWVVSEFSWVLYLFGAFLLITGMRMLVAADAEPDVANNPVLRFARRHLRVADGDHGERFFVAKGGLRYVTPLFLVLILIEVTDLVFAVDSIPAIFAITTDPFIVFTSNLFAIMGLRALYFLLVDVADRFHMLKYGLAMVLVFIGAKMLIMPWYHVPVEASLLVVAVLIVSSCVASVFITRSDKK; encoded by the coding sequence ATGAACGGCCTGGAAAGTATTGCTACGGCACCCATGTGGGCCGGCTTCATCGCCTTTGTCCTGGTGATGCTGGCGCTGGACTTGTTCGTCTTCGGCGGCAACAAGGCGCACAAGGTCAGCGTCAAGGAAGCGGCGACGTGGTCGCTCGTGTGGGTCAGCCTGGCCCTGCTGTTCAACGGCGGCCTGTGGTGGTATCTGAACGGCACGGCCGGTCCCGAGATCGCCAACCAGAAGGCGCTGGAGTTTTTCTCCGGCTACCTGATCGAGAAAGCCCTGTCGGTCGATAACGTGTTCGTCTTCCTGCTGATCTTCAGCGCCTTTCAGGTGCCGATCCAGTACCAGCGCCGCGTGTTGATTTATGGCGTGCTGGGCGCGATTGTCATGCGCGCCGTGATGATCATGGCCGGTGCGTGGGTGGTGAGCGAGTTCAGCTGGGTGCTGTACCTGTTCGGCGCCTTCCTGTTGATTACCGGCATGCGCATGCTGGTGGCGGCCGATGCGGAGCCGGACGTGGCGAACAACCCGGTGCTGCGTTTTGCCCGCCGCCACTTGCGGGTGGCCGATGGCGACCACGGCGAACGTTTCTTCGTGGCAAAGGGCGGTTTGCGTTATGTCACGCCGCTGTTCCTGGTGCTGATCCTGATCGAGGTGACGGACCTGGTCTTCGCGGTGGATTCGATCCCGGCGATTTTCGCCATCACGACGGATCCGTTCATCGTCTTCACGTCGAACCTGTTCGCCATCATGGGATTGCGCGCCCTGTACTTCCTGCTGGTGGACGTGGCTGACCGCTTCCACATGCTCAAGTACGGCCTGGCCATGGTGCTGGTGTTCATCGGCGCCAAGATGCTGATCATGCCGTGGTACCACGTGCCGGTGGAAGCATCGTTGCTGGTAGTGGCAGTGCTGATCGTGTCGAGCTGCGTGGCGAGCGTGTTCATCACCCGCAGCGACAAGAAGTAA
- a CDS encoding TerB family tellurite resistance protein, producing the protein MMVVDGNLASAELQAMHRSKILEHIDLEPAAFQQLLQDLCDDMLTSTVHGAVQLANGVIDSLLDEITDPDLRRKLLQAMWKIADADDWLADGEAVLLARASAAWSAETNFRAHAA; encoded by the coding sequence ATGATGGTGGTCGATGGCAACCTGGCCAGCGCCGAGCTGCAAGCGATGCACCGCAGCAAGATCCTCGAGCATATCGACCTGGAACCGGCCGCCTTCCAGCAACTGCTGCAAGACCTGTGCGACGACATGCTGACGTCGACCGTGCATGGCGCCGTGCAGCTGGCCAATGGCGTGATCGACAGCCTGCTCGACGAAATCACCGATCCCGACTTGCGCCGCAAGCTGCTGCAAGCCATGTGGAAGATCGCCGACGCGGACGACTGGCTGGCCGATGGCGAAGCCGTGTTGCTGGCCCGCGCCAGCGCGGCGTGGTCGGCGGAAACGAACTTCCGCGCGCACGCTGCCTGA
- a CDS encoding YnfA family protein, translating to MNDAIEWTGLARTFGLFTVTAVAELLGCYLPMLWLSNKGSAWLLLPAAISLLVFVWLLTLHPAASGRVYATYGAIYIATALGWLWLVDGVTPAWTDIAGVGLALAGAAVIAMGHKTA from the coding sequence ATGAACGACGCCATTGAATGGACAGGACTGGCCCGCACCTTCGGGCTGTTTACCGTCACGGCCGTGGCCGAACTGCTGGGCTGCTACCTGCCCATGCTGTGGCTGAGCAACAAGGGCAGCGCCTGGCTGCTGTTGCCGGCCGCCATCAGCTTGCTGGTCTTCGTGTGGCTGCTGACCTTGCATCCAGCCGCCAGCGGCCGCGTGTATGCCACGTATGGCGCCATCTATATCGCCACGGCGCTGGGCTGGCTGTGGCTGGTGGATGGCGTCACGCCCGCCTGGACCGACATCGCCGGCGTGGGCCTGGCCCTGGCCGGCGCCGCCGTCATTGCCATGGGGCACAAGACGGCTTGA
- a CDS encoding sugar diacid recognition domain-containing protein has protein sequence MQMHKTDHPMPNIDLPLAQDIVRRTMHIIPFSVNVIDARGVILASGDPQRVGDLHPGAQLALARRASVEINAADMARLPGTRAGINLPLTVRGEICGVLGLTGEPDAVRQFGELVRAMAEMMLEQARLVNELQHEKRYREEFVFQLVYRTGISDASMQAWAARLAVDLRVPRAMFVLEIPAAGDGPGERLDQVLTQLQQVQSDLSARWPSLLMAVVSPGELVLLDAFPASGPQQARAAQARQRLLELHQVAQQALTPSATLSMGVALPGLDGATASYESAKQTARVGRARDAGQATFSYLELSLPVLLSGLQAGWQAEQLHQTLARLQAHDRKSGTLMRTLAAWFRHHSHPMATARALHIHRNTLDYRLQKIAELTGLDLDETDDRLLLYVALQLNEGSPVYNGGSTEKTGMQ, from the coding sequence ATGCAAATGCACAAAACGGACCACCCCATGCCGAACATCGACCTTCCCCTAGCGCAAGACATCGTGCGGCGCACCATGCACATCATTCCCTTCAGCGTGAACGTCATCGATGCGCGCGGCGTGATCCTGGCCAGCGGCGACCCGCAGCGCGTGGGCGACCTGCATCCGGGCGCGCAACTGGCGCTGGCCCGGCGCGCCAGCGTGGAAATCAACGCGGCCGACATGGCCCGGCTGCCCGGCACCCGGGCCGGCATCAACCTGCCCCTGACGGTGCGCGGCGAGATTTGCGGCGTGCTGGGCCTGACGGGCGAACCGGACGCCGTGCGCCAGTTCGGCGAACTGGTGCGCGCCATGGCGGAAATGATGCTGGAGCAGGCGCGGCTGGTCAACGAGTTGCAGCACGAAAAACGCTACCGCGAGGAGTTCGTGTTCCAGCTCGTCTACCGCACGGGCATTTCGGACGCCAGCATGCAGGCGTGGGCGGCGCGCCTGGCCGTCGATCTGCGCGTGCCGCGCGCCATGTTCGTGCTGGAAATACCCGCTGCGGGAGACGGCCCGGGCGAGCGGCTCGACCAGGTGCTGACGCAGTTGCAGCAAGTACAGTCCGACCTGTCGGCCCGCTGGCCGTCACTGCTGATGGCCGTCGTCTCGCCGGGCGAACTGGTGCTGCTCGACGCCTTTCCCGCCAGCGGCCCGCAGCAGGCGCGCGCAGCGCAGGCCAGGCAGCGCCTGCTCGAACTGCACCAGGTGGCGCAGCAGGCGCTCACGCCGAGCGCCACCCTGTCCATGGGCGTGGCCTTGCCGGGTCTCGATGGCGCGACGGCCTCGTATGAATCGGCAAAGCAGACGGCGCGCGTGGGGCGCGCCCGCGATGCCGGGCAAGCTACTTTTTCCTATCTGGAACTGAGCCTGCCCGTGCTGCTGTCCGGCCTGCAAGCCGGTTGGCAGGCGGAACAATTGCACCAGACCCTGGCGCGCCTGCAGGCGCACGACCGCAAGTCGGGCACCCTGATGCGCACCCTGGCCGCCTGGTTCCGCCACCACAGCCACCCGATGGCCACGGCCAGGGCCCTGCACATCCACCGCAACACGCTCGATTACCGGCTGCAAAAGATCGCCGAACTGACGGGGCTGGACCTGGATGAGACGGATGACCGTTTGCTGCTGTATGTTGCCCTGCAGCTCAATGAAGGCTCGCCCGTCTACAATGGCGGCTCGACTGAAAAAACAGGAATGCAATGA
- a CDS encoding MFS transporter: protein MTTQPGASLSAGASAQDRVREGAYRKVTLHLIPFIFICYLFNYLDRVNVGFAKLQMLDALQWSESVYGLGAGIFFIGYVASGVPSNLLLHRLGARKVIGTLMIAWGIASACLMFVTTPAAFYSLRFITGVFEAGFFPGIVLYFTNWYPASRRGRIMGLFMSAIPISGLLGSPLSGWMMQSFAGHGGLAGWQWMFLLQGIPTVLLGFLVYVLLNDGIAQAKWLTTEEKQLLRADLDEDERQRRNSANTADTFASVLRNKHVWMLGLVYFCIQMGVYAINFWLPTIVKSLGFASPVAVGWVSAIPYLCASIFMIWVGRSADKHKERRWHLSGPLLMALCGLLLATQAHGNVVIALIGLSLATMGALSGLPMFWPLPTAFLGSAAAAGGLALINSLGQVAGFVSPFLVGWIKDATGGTDVALYILSAVMLLGAILVLRVPARIVNR, encoded by the coding sequence ATGACCACCCAACCAGGCGCCAGCCTGTCCGCCGGCGCGTCCGCGCAGGACCGCGTGCGCGAAGGCGCCTACCGCAAGGTCACCTTGCATTTGATCCCCTTCATCTTCATCTGCTACCTGTTCAATTACCTGGACCGGGTGAATGTCGGCTTTGCCAAGCTGCAAATGCTCGATGCGCTGCAATGGAGCGAGAGCGTGTACGGCCTGGGCGCGGGCATTTTCTTCATCGGCTACGTGGCCAGCGGCGTGCCCAGCAATTTGCTGCTGCACCGTCTGGGCGCGCGCAAGGTCATCGGCACCCTGATGATTGCCTGGGGCATCGCTTCGGCCTGCCTGATGTTCGTCACCACGCCGGCCGCGTTTTACTCGCTGCGCTTCATCACGGGCGTGTTCGAGGCGGGTTTCTTCCCCGGCATCGTGCTGTACTTTACGAACTGGTATCCCGCTTCGCGCCGGGGCCGCATCATGGGCCTGTTCATGTCGGCCATTCCCATTTCCGGCTTGCTGGGCAGCCCCTTGTCGGGCTGGATGATGCAATCGTTCGCGGGCCATGGCGGCCTGGCCGGCTGGCAATGGATGTTCCTGCTGCAAGGCATACCCACCGTGCTGCTGGGCTTTCTCGTGTATGTGCTGCTCAATGACGGCATCGCCCAGGCGAAGTGGCTGACTACGGAAGAAAAGCAGCTGCTGCGCGCCGACCTCGACGAGGACGAACGCCAGCGCCGCAACAGCGCGAATACGGCCGACACCTTTGCCAGCGTGCTGCGCAACAAGCACGTGTGGATGCTGGGCCTTGTATATTTCTGCATCCAGATGGGCGTGTACGCGATCAACTTCTGGCTGCCCACCATTGTCAAGTCGCTGGGTTTCGCCAGCCCCGTCGCCGTGGGCTGGGTCAGCGCCATTCCCTACCTGTGCGCCAGCATCTTCATGATCTGGGTGGGCCGTTCGGCCGACAAGCACAAGGAACGCCGCTGGCATTTGAGCGGCCCCCTGCTGATGGCGCTGTGCGGCTTGCTGCTGGCGACCCAGGCGCACGGCAACGTGGTCATCGCCCTGATCGGCCTGTCGCTGGCGACCATGGGCGCGTTGTCCGGCCTGCCCATGTTCTGGCCTTTGCCGACGGCGTTTCTCGGCAGCGCGGCGGCGGCCGGCGGCTTGGCGCTGATCAACTCGCTGGGCCAGGTGGCGGGCTTCGTCAGCCCCTTCCTCGTCGGCTGGATCAAGGATGCGACGGGCGGCACCGACGTGGCCCTGTATATTCTTTCCGCAGTCATGCTGCTGGGCGCCATACTGGTGCTGCGCGTTCCCGCGCGGATTGTGAATCGTTGA
- a CDS encoding glycerate kinase type-2 family protein, whose product MTTTPPPRALLQAMFQAAIAAAQPSHCIPPHLPPAPKGRLIVIGAGKASAAMAQAVEQHWPGPLSGLVVTRYGYAVPCERIEIVEASHPVPDQAGMDAARRMLELVGNLQADDTVLCLISGGGSSLLALPLDGITLADKQALNRALLASGATIGEMNCVRRHLSAIKGGRLAAACHPAQVITLAISDVPGDKLGDIASGPTVGDATTCEDALAIVRRYGMDLPDSIRKTLESGRGESVKPDDPRLARTRTTLIATPQMALEAAAAVARAAGVTPYILGDSLEGEARDVGKVMAGIALQTAVRGQPFPAPCVLLSGGETTVTVRGNGRGGRNVEFLLALGIALDGHAGIHALAGDTDGVDGQEDIAGAVLAPDTLQRAWALGIKPRDSLDNNDGHGFFQALGDAVITGPTLTNVNDFRAILVT is encoded by the coding sequence ATGACGACGACCCCACCGCCGCGCGCCTTGCTGCAAGCCATGTTCCAGGCCGCCATCGCTGCGGCCCAGCCATCGCACTGCATCCCGCCCCATTTGCCGCCAGCGCCCAAGGGCCGGCTGATCGTCATCGGCGCCGGCAAGGCGTCGGCCGCCATGGCGCAAGCCGTGGAGCAGCACTGGCCGGGGCCGCTGTCCGGCCTCGTCGTCACGCGCTACGGCTATGCCGTGCCGTGCGAGCGCATCGAGATCGTCGAAGCGTCGCACCCCGTTCCCGACCAGGCCGGCATGGACGCGGCGCGGCGCATGCTCGAGCTGGTCGGCAATTTGCAAGCCGACGATACGGTGCTGTGTCTGATTTCGGGCGGGGGCTCGTCCTTGCTGGCCTTGCCCCTGGACGGCATTACTTTGGCCGACAAGCAGGCATTGAACCGCGCATTGCTGGCGTCGGGCGCCACCATCGGCGAAATGAATTGCGTGCGCCGCCATTTGTCCGCCATCAAGGGGGGCAGACTGGCGGCCGCCTGCCATCCGGCGCAAGTCATCACTTTGGCCATTTCCGACGTGCCTGGCGACAAGCTGGGCGACATCGCATCCGGCCCCACGGTGGGCGACGCCACGACGTGCGAGGATGCGCTGGCCATCGTGCGCCGCTATGGCATGGATTTGCCGGACAGCATAAGAAAAACGCTGGAAAGCGGGCGCGGCGAATCCGTGAAACCCGATGACCCGCGCCTGGCCCGCACGCGCACGACCCTGATCGCCACGCCGCAGATGGCGCTGGAAGCGGCCGCAGCGGTGGCGCGCGCGGCCGGCGTCACGCCATATATATTGGGCGATAGCCTGGAAGGCGAGGCGCGCGACGTGGGGAAAGTCATGGCCGGCATCGCGCTGCAAACGGCCGTTAGGGGCCAGCCGTTTCCCGCTCCGTGCGTGCTGCTGTCGGGCGGCGAAACGACGGTCACCGTGCGCGGCAATGGCCGCGGCGGGCGCAACGTGGAATTCCTGCTGGCGCTGGGCATCGCGCTTGATGGCCACGCGGGCATCCACGCGCTGGCCGGCGACACGGATGGCGTCGATGGCCAGGAAGACATCGCCGGCGCGGTGCTGGCGCCCGATACCCTGCAACGGGCCTGGGCGCTGGGCATCAAACCCCGCGACAGCCTCGACAACAACGATGGCCACGGCTTCTTCCAGGCGCTGGGAGACGCCGTGATCACGGGCCCGACATTGACCAACGTCAATGATTTCCGGGCCATATTGGTTACCTGA
- a CDS encoding zinc-binding alcohol dehydrogenase family protein produces MKAIAYHHSLSITDANALLDIELPVPVATGRDLLVAVHAISVNPVDTKVRKNRAPKVGQPEVLGWDAAGVVTAVGADVTLFQVGDKVWYAGAINRPGSNSEFQLVDERIVGHMPASLDFAPAAALPLTAITAWELLFDRLQISRDKSLTGKSLLVIGAAGGVGSVLVQLARQLTGVTIIGTASRAETADWVKELGAHHVIDHSLPLAQEITRLGLPPVDYVISLNQTDKHFEQIVELIAPQGKFALIDDPEHIDVRKFKGKSVSLHWELMFTRSLFQTADMVKQHELLDELAQLVDAGVIKTTLAERFGTINAANLKRAHALLESNAAKGKIVLENFQ; encoded by the coding sequence ATGAAAGCCATCGCCTACCATCACAGCCTGTCCATCACGGATGCCAACGCCCTGCTTGACATCGAGCTGCCCGTACCCGTCGCCACGGGACGCGACCTGCTCGTCGCCGTGCACGCCATTTCCGTCAATCCCGTCGACACCAAGGTGCGCAAGAACCGCGCGCCGAAAGTGGGCCAGCCGGAAGTGCTGGGCTGGGATGCGGCCGGCGTCGTCACCGCCGTCGGCGCCGATGTGACCCTGTTCCAGGTCGGCGACAAGGTCTGGTACGCGGGCGCCATCAACCGCCCCGGCAGCAACAGCGAATTCCAGCTGGTCGACGAGCGCATCGTCGGCCACATGCCCGCCAGCCTGGACTTTGCTCCGGCCGCCGCCCTGCCTTTAACCGCCATCACGGCCTGGGAATTGCTGTTCGACCGCCTGCAAATTAGCCGCGACAAGAGCCTGACGGGCAAGTCGCTGCTGGTGATCGGCGCGGCAGGCGGCGTCGGTTCCGTGCTCGTGCAACTGGCCCGGCAATTGACAGGTGTCACCATCATCGGCACGGCGTCGCGCGCGGAAACGGCCGACTGGGTGAAGGAACTGGGCGCCCACCACGTAATCGACCACAGCCTGCCGCTGGCACAGGAAATCACGCGCCTGGGTTTGCCGCCCGTCGATTATGTGATCAGCCTGAACCAGACCGACAAGCATTTCGAGCAAATCGTCGAACTGATCGCGCCGCAGGGCAAGTTCGCCCTGATCGACGATCCCGAGCACATCGACGTGCGCAAGTTCAAGGGCAAGAGCGTGTCGCTGCACTGGGAACTGATGTTTACCCGTTCGCTGTTCCAGACGGCCGACATGGTCAAGCAGCATGAATTGCTCGATGAATTGGCGCAGCTGGTGGATGCGGGTGTCATCAAGACCACCCTGGCCGAGCGCTTCGGCACGATCAATGCGGCGAATCTGAAACGCGCGCATGCCCTGTTGGAAAGCAACGCGGCAAAAGGCAAGATCGTGCTGGAAAATTTCCAGTAA
- a CDS encoding LysR family transcriptional regulator, with amino-acid sequence MLRLDDLQVFVRTADRGSLSAAARELGISPALASAAVKRLEGELGLRLLARTTRSLSLTPEGTQYLEHAREALRLLRAGHDALLAGKDSFGGTLKIAMPSDLGRNLMLGWLDEFQLRHPKLHYQLSVSDRVADMVRQQVDVAIRYGQQDDSSLIAMPLAPANDRVLVASPAYLREHGPLLALEDLPQRNCLRFALEDGLHDRWTFYRLPQREQVTVSVSGNRSADDADLVRRWAVAGLGIAYKSRLDVAGDLAAGRLQALLPEVAGEATPLHLVCTHRAQVTPLVLQLRDFLRDQCAQLLKQHD; translated from the coding sequence TTGCTGCGACTCGATGACTTGCAGGTATTTGTGCGCACGGCCGACCGCGGCAGTTTGTCGGCGGCCGCGCGCGAGCTCGGCATTTCGCCCGCGCTGGCCAGCGCCGCCGTCAAGCGCCTGGAAGGGGAACTGGGCTTGCGCCTGCTGGCCCGCACGACCCGTTCGCTGAGCCTGACGCCGGAAGGCACGCAATACCTGGAGCACGCGCGCGAAGCCTTGCGCCTGCTGCGCGCAGGCCACGATGCGCTGCTGGCGGGCAAGGACAGTTTCGGCGGAACCTTGAAAATTGCCATGCCCTCGGACCTGGGCCGCAACCTGATGCTGGGCTGGCTCGACGAATTCCAGCTGCGCCATCCGAAACTGCACTACCAGCTCAGCGTCAGCGACCGGGTGGCCGACATGGTGCGCCAGCAAGTCGACGTGGCCATCCGCTATGGCCAGCAAGATGATTCGAGCCTGATCGCCATGCCGCTCGCGCCCGCCAACGACCGGGTGCTGGTGGCGTCACCCGCCTACCTGCGCGAGCATGGGCCGTTGCTCGCGCTGGAAGACTTGCCGCAGCGCAATTGCCTGCGCTTCGCGCTGGAAGACGGCTTGCATGACCGCTGGACCTTTTACCGCCTGCCCCAGCGCGAGCAAGTGACGGTGTCCGTCAGCGGCAACCGCAGCGCCGACGATGCTGACCTGGTGCGCCGCTGGGCCGTGGCCGGGCTGGGCATCGCTTACAAATCGCGGCTCGACGTGGCTGGCGACCTGGCCGCCGGCCGTTTGCAAGCGCTGTTGCCCGAGGTGGCGGGCGAGGCGACGCCCTTGCACCTGGTCTGCACGCACCGGGCGCAGGTGACGCCGCTGGTGCTGCAGCTGCGCGATTTCCTGCGCGATCAATGCGCGCAGCTATTGAAGCAGCATGATTGA